One part of the Nitrosophilus kaiyonis genome encodes these proteins:
- a CDS encoding PBSX family phage terminase large subunit: protein MVKIKYKPLKPFEELLKPYRYKVYYGGRGSAKSYNFALTLLILASIKPLRILCAREFQNSISDSVHRLLSDLIDKYQLPNFEVTQREIRNKLTGSEFIFKGLRHNIQSIKSMEGVDICWVEEAQTVSEESWQILIPTIRKPGSEIWISFNPQFVDDPTYQRFVVNPPSNAFVKKVTYKDNPYFPDVLKEEMEYDKRVDYERYMHIWEGECITYSEAQVFKDRFKLGILDTTNSDEVYYGADWGFAVDPTTLLRVWISDKYLYIDQEAYKVGCTLDDTPNLFEKVEGCRNHIIRADSSRPETINFLNSRGFVIKPAPKWPGSIEDGIEFMKSFEKIIINPNCKHTAEEFRLYSYKTNSAGDILPQLEDKNNHCIDAIRYALSPLIRKRNSAKSIKIGLI, encoded by the coding sequence TTGGTAAAGATTAAATATAAGCCATTAAAGCCATTTGAAGAGCTTTTAAAGCCATATCGTTATAAAGTCTATTATGGAGGTAGAGGAAGCGCTAAAAGTTATAATTTTGCTTTGACCTTATTAATTTTAGCGAGTATTAAACCACTTAGAATTTTATGTGCAAGAGAGTTTCAAAACTCTATTTCTGATAGTGTCCATAGACTTTTAAGTGATTTGATAGATAAGTACCAGCTGCCAAACTTTGAAGTGACACAAAGAGAGATTAGAAATAAGTTAACTGGTAGCGAGTTCATTTTTAAAGGTCTCAGGCACAATATACAATCTATCAAATCAATGGAAGGTGTGGATATATGTTGGGTAGAGGAAGCTCAAACAGTAAGCGAAGAGAGTTGGCAGATACTTATCCCAACTATCAGAAAGCCTGGCAGTGAAATTTGGATAAGTTTTAACCCACAATTTGTAGATGATCCAACCTATCAGCGCTTTGTAGTCAACCCTCCATCGAATGCCTTTGTCAAAAAGGTGACCTATAAAGACAATCCATACTTCCCAGATGTTCTAAAAGAGGAGATGGAGTATGACAAAAGAGTAGATTATGAGCGGTATATGCACATATGGGAGGGCGAATGTATAACCTATAGCGAGGCACAAGTATTTAAAGATAGATTTAAATTAGGGATACTTGATACAACAAACTCAGATGAAGTTTATTATGGAGCAGACTGGGGTTTTGCAGTTGATCCTACTACTCTATTAAGAGTATGGATATCGGATAAATATCTCTATATAGATCAGGAAGCTTATAAGGTTGGTTGTACTCTTGATGATACTCCAAACCTTTTTGAAAAAGTAGAAGGCTGCAGAAACCATATTATTAGAGCCGATAGCTCGAGACCTGAAACTATAAATTTTCTTAACTCAAGAGGATTTGTAATAAAGCCTGCTCCAAAATGGCCAGGGAGTATAGAAGATGGGATAGAGTTTATGAAAAGTTTTGAAAAAATTATTATTAATCCAAACTGTAAACATACTGCAGAAGAATTTAGGCTCTATAGCTATAAAACAAACAGTGCAGGAGATATTTTGCCTCAACTTGAGGATAAAAATAATCATTGTATAGATGCTATTAGATATGCGTTATCGCCTCTAATTCGTAAGCGAAATAGTGCTAAATCAATAAAAATAGGATTGATATGA
- a CDS encoding major capsid protein has protein sequence MAIQIKDTVIQTTAIDSIRDNLLNAKTATGGAISVGRNIHKGDYIEETFFDDFGNIVRRDPTVDTAVTPERLSTSEDVAVKLYFRGDLFVTNTELERYGTTVKNMNSKIGNKIGEKISRWTIEKGLIALVAALTSRTELVAGDGTTAADVQTLANAVFKLGDMNEDVKVFVAPSMVAYQLLQNALNATADQISYGAVYSAQIGTLGRKLWMVDNAALQWSEDINGDGTDENGYYTLGLTPGAITIDESEIVKILSDLDITQENAGYRFKAEGAYTIKVKGFSYNKAQGINPSDSVLGSTASWTLVSDIKAAAGVVAKTS, from the coding sequence ATGGCAATTCAAATTAAAGATACAGTTATTCAAACTACTGCGATTGATAGTATCAGGGATAACTTGCTCAATGCAAAGACAGCTACTGGCGGTGCAATCAGCGTTGGTAGAAATATCCATAAAGGTGATTACATCGAGGAAACATTCTTCGATGATTTTGGAAACATCGTACGCAGGGATCCAACAGTGGATACAGCGGTAACACCAGAAAGACTCTCTACAAGCGAAGATGTGGCAGTAAAACTCTATTTTAGAGGCGATTTGTTTGTTACCAATACTGAGCTTGAGCGCTATGGTACGACTGTTAAAAACATGAACTCTAAAATCGGAAACAAGATCGGTGAAAAAATCTCACGATGGACAATAGAAAAAGGGCTTATAGCGTTAGTTGCAGCACTTACGTCAAGAACAGAGCTTGTTGCGGGAGATGGTACTACTGCAGCCGATGTTCAAACTCTTGCTAATGCAGTTTTTAAGCTTGGAGACATGAATGAAGATGTGAAAGTATTTGTAGCTCCTTCTATGGTTGCATATCAACTGCTTCAAAATGCACTAAATGCTACAGCAGATCAGATAAGTTACGGCGCTGTATATAGTGCTCAAATTGGAACATTGGGGAGAAAATTATGGATGGTTGACAATGCAGCACTTCAATGGAGTGAGGACATCAACGGCGATGGAACAGATGAGAACGGATATTATACGCTTGGACTAACTCCGGGTGCTATCACAATTGATGAAAGTGAAATTGTGAAAATATTAAGTGACCTTGATATTACGCAAGAAAATGCTGGATATAGATTTAAGGCAGAAGGTGCATATACAATCAAAGTAAAAGGATTTAGTTACAACAAGGCTCAAGGTATAAATCCAAGCGACTCTGTTCTTGGTAGCACTGCAAGCTGGACGCTCGTCAGCGATATTAAAGCTGCCGCAGGTGTTGTAGCTAAAACTTCATAG